A single Streptomyces sp. Edi2 DNA region contains:
- a CDS encoding DNA translocase FtsK — translation MASRTSGKGTQSTAGPSKQRAGRTAGAAKKTAAKKAPAKPPVKKTAAAKKAPAKKAPAKRAPAKKAAPKPAPSPTGGVYRLVRACWLGLAHTIGAVFRGMGRGAKNLDPAHRKDGLALLLLGLALVIAAGTWSNLSGPVGDLVELLVTGAFGRLDLVVPILLGGIAIRLIRHPERPEANGRIVIGLSALVVGVLGQVAMACGSPGRDDGLAAIQDAGGYLGWTASKPLIFTVGQTLAVALLALLTVFGLLVVTATPVNAIPQRLRALGVRLGVVQPDEPEEYFDEAEDYAEEWREQPARAPRRRAAAPAASDPEAIEEAALAQRRRPRRASAQPAADRPMDAVDVAAAAAAALDGAVLHGVQPSPLVAGLSSSISGERREQDGEDTAGESGTVPPARGAEPKPSAAEDTPAVPDFTKAPPEPSGELPARAEQLQLSGDITYSLPSLDLLARGGPGKTRSAANDAIVTALTTVFQEFKVDAAVTGFTRGPTVTRYEVELGPAVKVEKITALAKNIAYAVASPDVRIISPIPGKSAVGIEIPNTDREMVNLGDVLRLADAAGDEHPMLVALGKDVEGGYVMANMTKMPHVLVAGATGSGKSSCINCLITSVMVRATPEDVRMVLVDPKRVELTAYEGIPHLITPIITNPKRAAEALQWVVREMDLRYDDLAAYGFRHIDDFNEAVRSGKVSSPEGSERELAPYPYLLVIVDELADLMMVAPRDVEDSIVRITQLARAAGIHLVLATQRPSVDVVTGLIKANVPSRLAFATSSLADSRVILDQPGAEKLIGKGDGLFLPMGANKPVRMQGAFVTEAEVAAVVQHCKDQMAPVFRDDVTVGTAKKKEIDEDIGDDLDLLCQAAELVVSTQFGSTSMLQRKLRVGFAKAGRLMDLMESRNVVGPSEGSKARDVLVKPDELDGVLAVIRGEATE, via the coding sequence ATGGCCTCACGTACGTCCGGCAAGGGAACCCAGAGCACGGCGGGACCCTCCAAGCAGCGCGCCGGACGGACCGCGGGCGCCGCCAAGAAGACCGCCGCGAAGAAGGCGCCCGCCAAGCCGCCGGTCAAGAAGACCGCGGCCGCGAAGAAGGCTCCGGCCAAAAAGGCTCCGGCCAAGCGGGCTCCGGCGAAGAAGGCCGCTCCCAAGCCGGCGCCGTCACCCACCGGCGGTGTCTACCGCCTCGTCCGTGCCTGCTGGCTGGGGCTGGCGCACACCATCGGGGCGGTGTTCCGCGGTATGGGCCGTGGCGCGAAGAACCTCGATCCGGCGCACCGCAAGGACGGGCTGGCGCTGCTGCTGCTCGGCCTGGCGCTGGTCATCGCGGCCGGTACGTGGTCGAACCTCAGCGGCCCGGTCGGTGACCTCGTCGAGCTGCTGGTGACCGGGGCGTTCGGCCGGCTCGACCTGGTCGTGCCGATACTGCTCGGCGGCATTGCGATCCGCCTCATCCGGCACCCCGAGCGGCCGGAGGCCAACGGCCGGATCGTCATCGGGCTGTCCGCCCTGGTCGTCGGTGTCCTGGGCCAGGTCGCCATGGCCTGTGGCTCGCCCGGCCGGGACGACGGTCTGGCCGCCATACAGGATGCCGGCGGCTATCTGGGGTGGACCGCGTCCAAGCCGCTGATCTTCACCGTCGGGCAGACCCTGGCCGTGGCGCTGCTGGCGCTGCTGACCGTCTTCGGGCTGCTGGTGGTCACCGCGACGCCGGTGAACGCCATCCCGCAGCGGCTGCGGGCGCTCGGTGTCCGGCTGGGCGTGGTGCAACCGGACGAACCCGAGGAGTACTTCGACGAGGCCGAGGACTACGCGGAGGAGTGGCGCGAGCAGCCCGCCCGCGCGCCGCGGCGCCGCGCCGCCGCACCGGCCGCGAGCGACCCGGAAGCGATAGAGGAAGCGGCCCTGGCCCAGCGCCGCCGCCCGCGCCGGGCCTCCGCACAGCCCGCGGCGGACCGGCCGATGGACGCGGTGGATGTGGCCGCGGCGGCGGCCGCAGCGCTGGACGGTGCGGTGCTGCACGGTGTCCAGCCCTCTCCGCTCGTCGCCGGGCTCAGCAGCAGCATCTCCGGGGAACGCCGGGAGCAGGACGGCGAGGACACCGCGGGGGAGAGCGGCACGGTGCCGCCGGCCCGCGGCGCGGAGCCGAAGCCGTCCGCGGCCGAGGACACCCCGGCCGTACCGGACTTCACCAAGGCGCCGCCGGAGCCGTCCGGCGAGCTGCCGGCCCGGGCCGAGCAGCTGCAGCTGTCCGGTGACATCACCTACTCGCTGCCCTCGCTGGACCTGCTCGCGCGCGGCGGGCCCGGCAAGACCCGCAGTGCCGCCAACGACGCCATAGTGACCGCACTGACCACGGTCTTCCAGGAGTTCAAGGTCGATGCGGCGGTCACCGGCTTCACCCGCGGCCCGACGGTCACCCGCTACGAGGTCGAGCTCGGCCCGGCCGTCAAGGTCGAGAAGATCACCGCGCTGGCCAAGAACATCGCCTACGCCGTGGCCAGCCCCGACGTCCGGATCATCAGCCCGATCCCCGGCAAGTCCGCGGTCGGCATCGAGATCCCCAATACCGACCGCGAGATGGTCAACCTCGGCGATGTGCTGCGGCTGGCCGATGCCGCGGGCGATGAACATCCGATGCTGGTGGCGCTCGGCAAGGACGTCGAGGGCGGCTACGTCATGGCCAACATGACCAAGATGCCGCACGTCCTGGTGGCCGGCGCCACCGGCTCCGGCAAGTCCTCCTGCATCAATTGCCTGATCACCTCGGTCATGGTGCGGGCCACGCCGGAGGACGTCCGGATGGTGCTGGTCGACCCCAAGCGCGTCGAGCTGACCGCGTACGAAGGCATCCCGCACCTGATCACGCCGATCATCACCAACCCCAAGCGCGCCGCCGAGGCGCTGCAGTGGGTGGTGCGCGAGATGGACCTGCGCTACGACGATCTCGCGGCGTACGGCTTCCGGCACATCGACGACTTCAACGAGGCGGTGCGCAGCGGCAAGGTCAGCTCGCCCGAGGGCAGCGAGCGCGAGCTGGCGCCCTATCCGTACCTGCTGGTGATCGTCGACGAGCTGGCGGACCTGATGATGGTCGCGCCGCGCGATGTGGAGGACTCCATCGTCCGCATCACCCAGCTCGCCCGCGCGGCAGGCATCCATCTGGTGCTCGCCACCCAGCGCCCGTCCGTCGATGTGGTCACCGGCCTGATCAAGGCCAATGTGCCCTCCCGGCTCGCGTTCGCCACCTCCTCGCTCGCCGACAGCCGGGTCATCCTCGACCAGCCGGGCGCCGAGAAGCTGATCGGCAAGGGCGACGGGCTGTTCCTGCCGATGGGTGCCAACAAGCCGGTCCGTATGCAGGGCGCGTTCGTGACCGAGGCCGAGGTCGCGGCTGTGGTCCAGCACTGCAAGGATCAGATGGCGCCGGTCTTCCGCGACGACGTCACCGTCGGCACGGCGAAGAAGAAGGAGATCGACGAGGACATCGGTGATGATCTCGATCTGCTCTGCCAGGCCGCTGAGCTGGTGGTTTCCACGCAGTTCGGGTCGACCTCGATGCTGCAGCGCAAGCTGCGGGTGGGCTTCGCCAAGGCGGGCCGGCTGATGGACCTGATGGAGTCACGCAACGTCGTCGGGCCGAGCGAGGGGTCCAAGGCTCGTGACGTTCTTGTGAAGCCTGATGAGCTGGATGGAGTGCTGGCGGTGATCCGGGGGGAGGCTACCGAGTAG
- a CDS encoding RodZ domain-containing protein — translation MSIGNSPEADRPSVGAALQKARIGAGLTVEEVSTTTRVRIPLVQAIEQDDFSRCGGDVYARGHIRALARAVSLDSRPLIDQFDAEHGGRPAPTPAAPLYEAERIRSEPRRPNWTAAMVAAIVAVVGFMGFTLFTGNGKSDSGPIAGGDANAKPAPAPTRHPSTIKPPVKPDPSDSAVAGLPKDKVTIKVTARDGQSWISAKDANGKLLEDGLLKKGESKTITDKERIDLVLGNAGAVQLYVNGKEVKKVGDKGTVERLSYTPGDPQAG, via the coding sequence GTGTCCATCGGCAACTCCCCCGAAGCAGACCGGCCTTCCGTCGGCGCTGCCCTCCAGAAGGCCCGTATCGGAGCGGGACTGACCGTCGAAGAGGTCAGTACGACGACACGGGTGCGCATCCCCCTCGTGCAGGCGATCGAGCAGGACGACTTCTCCCGCTGTGGCGGCGATGTCTACGCCCGGGGGCACATCCGGGCGCTCGCCCGCGCGGTCTCCCTTGATTCCCGACCGCTGATCGACCAGTTCGACGCCGAGCACGGCGGACGGCCCGCGCCGACCCCCGCCGCACCGCTCTACGAAGCCGAGCGGATCCGTTCCGAGCCGCGCCGCCCCAATTGGACCGCGGCGATGGTCGCGGCGATCGTCGCGGTGGTCGGGTTCATGGGCTTCACGCTCTTCACGGGCAACGGCAAGAGCGACAGCGGCCCGATCGCGGGCGGCGACGCCAATGCCAAGCCGGCGCCGGCGCCCACCCGCCATCCGTCGACCATCAAGCCGCCCGTCAAGCCCGATCCCTCCGACAGCGCCGTCGCCGGACTGCCGAAGGACAAGGTCACGATCAAGGTGACCGCCCGTGACGGCCAGAGCTGGATCTCCGCCAAGGACGCCAACGGCAAGCTCCTGGAGGACGGCCTGCTCAAGAAGGGCGAGTCCAAGACCATCACCGACAAGGAACGCATCGACCTGGTCCTCGGCAATGCCGGAGCCGTACAGCTGTACGTCAACGGCAAGGAGGTCAAGAAGGTCGGCGACAAGGGCACGGTGGAGCGGCTCAGCTATACGCCGGGGGACCCCCAGGCGGGCTGA
- the rimO gene encoding 30S ribosomal protein S12 methylthiotransferase RimO, which produces MPERRTVALVTLGCARNEVDSEELAGRLAADGWDLVEEAAEADVAVVNTCGFVEAAKKDSVDALLEANDLKDHGRTQAVVAVGCMAERYGKELAEALPEADGVLGFDDYSSISDRLQTILNGGIHAAHTPRDRRKLLPISPAERQGSAGVALPGHAQAEPAAAPPEDLPEGIAPASGPRAPLRRRLGSNPVASVKLASGCDRRCSFCAIPSFRGSFISRRPSDVLGETRWLAGEGVKEIMLVSENNTSYGKDLGDIRLLETLLPELAAVDGIERIRVSYLQPAEMRPGLIDVLTGTDKVAPYFDLSFQHSAPGVLRSMRRFGGTDSFLELLETIRTKAPQAGARSNFIVGFPGESESDLAELERFLTEARLDAIGVFGYSDEDGTEAASYEDKVDPDVVAERLARVSRLAEELTAQRAEERIGETVRVLVDRNDDEDGLVGRAAHQAPETDGVTLLSTDRELEPGRMVEAKVVASEGVDLVAEVLSVEGTGCTEEAAR; this is translated from the coding sequence ATGCCCGAACGCCGTACCGTCGCCCTTGTCACTCTTGGCTGCGCCCGTAACGAGGTGGACTCGGAGGAGCTCGCAGGCCGCCTGGCAGCGGACGGCTGGGACCTCGTCGAGGAAGCCGCCGAAGCCGATGTCGCCGTCGTCAACACCTGTGGTTTCGTCGAGGCCGCGAAGAAGGACTCCGTCGACGCCCTGCTGGAAGCCAACGATCTGAAGGATCATGGCAGAACCCAGGCCGTGGTGGCCGTCGGCTGCATGGCCGAGCGCTACGGCAAGGAGCTCGCCGAGGCGCTGCCCGAGGCCGACGGCGTGCTCGGCTTCGACGACTACAGCAGCATCTCCGACCGCCTGCAGACCATCCTGAACGGCGGCATCCACGCCGCACACACCCCGCGCGACCGCCGCAAGCTGCTGCCGATCAGCCCGGCCGAGCGCCAGGGCTCCGCCGGTGTCGCGCTGCCCGGCCACGCCCAGGCCGAGCCGGCAGCGGCCCCGCCCGAGGACCTGCCGGAGGGCATCGCGCCCGCCTCCGGGCCGCGTGCGCCGCTGCGCCGCCGGCTCGGCAGCAACCCCGTGGCCTCGGTGAAGCTGGCCTCCGGCTGCGACCGGCGCTGCTCGTTCTGCGCCATCCCGTCCTTCCGCGGCTCCTTCATCTCGCGCCGGCCCTCCGATGTGCTCGGTGAGACGCGCTGGCTGGCCGGGGAGGGCGTCAAGGAGATCATGCTGGTCTCCGAGAACAACACCTCCTACGGCAAGGACCTCGGCGACATCCGCCTGCTGGAGACGCTGCTGCCGGAGCTGGCGGCGGTCGACGGCATCGAGCGGATCCGGGTCAGCTATCTGCAGCCCGCCGAGATGCGGCCGGGGCTGATCGACGTCCTGACCGGTACCGACAAGGTGGCGCCGTACTTCGATCTGTCCTTCCAGCACTCGGCGCCCGGGGTGCTGCGCTCCATGCGCCGCTTCGGCGGCACCGACAGCTTCCTGGAGCTGCTGGAGACGATCCGTACGAAGGCGCCGCAGGCAGGTGCCCGCTCCAACTTCATCGTCGGCTTCCCCGGGGAGAGCGAGAGCGACCTCGCGGAGCTGGAGCGCTTCCTCACCGAGGCCCGGCTCGACGCCATCGGCGTCTTCGGCTACTCCGACGAGGACGGCACCGAGGCCGCCTCGTACGAGGACAAGGTCGATCCCGATGTGGTCGCCGAGCGGCTGGCGCGGGTCTCGCGGCTGGCCGAGGAGCTGACCGCGCAGCGCGCCGAGGAGCGGATCGGCGAGACGGTGCGGGTGCTGGTCGACCGGAACGACGACGAGGACGGCCTCGTCGGGCGGGCCGCACACCAGGCGCCGGAGACCGACGGCGTCACCCTGCTGTCGACCGACCGGGAACTGGAGCCCGGTCGTATGGTCGAAGCAAAGGTGGTGGCGAGCGAGGGCGTGGACCTCGTCGCGGAGGTGCTGTCGGTGGAGGGCACAGGGTGTACCGAGGAGGCGGCCAGATGA